TGCCGTGCCGGGGACAGCGGCGAGCGGTTCTCCGTCTGTGAGGAAAAACGGTTTCTTCTCCTCAGCTCCCGTGGCTCACACGCCCGTCCGCGCAGCCCGCTGACCGCAGGGCCGGCTCTCGGTACGTGGCTGAGGCGCAGGTAGCGCTGGCTCGGCTCCGTCAGACCACGTTTCCCACAGATCGGTGCCGTGTCTCTGCCGGCCCCGCGGCTCCCAGCGGCCCTGAGCCGTGCGTATGTGAGAGCCTATCCACGGCCGCTGCAGGGCTCCCACCGTGCCCGAGTTCCACCTGCCCTCCCTTCAGGCTGGCAGAATGTCAGCTTCCACGTTGTCATCAATTGGATTTGTTCTAGTATTATCTATGGAAGACCCACGTGTCCATTGCTGACAGCAAATCAGAACAAAAACCCATCATGAGAGCACATTCCTCCAAAAGGAAAGAGATTGAATTTTCCTGACAGAATCAGATCTAAACCAGTATCTCAAAAAAATGTCTCCAAAGTTATTGTTAGATAAGGCCATGCTTTTCCTGTCAGTCCTTGAGCATTCATCCAGGGGTGCAAAAAGGACTGTAAGTGAAGGAAACAGCAATGTTTCATCCAGAGGAGCTATGAACAGTACATGCGAGTGCTTGACAAGGGCTTCAGCTAGTGGTTTACCAGCAGGCAGTATTACCTTTGTAACAAATGTACCTAAATAAAGGTACTTGCTTTTACTATGCTCTCATTTCTGAAAgatctgcatttatttatgcATCTCACACCTGGATCTCCTGCACAGACAGGACTAGCGCTGCACAAAGGTAGCAATATCCACCTCCTGAGATTATGCTGTTCCcaacaaagcagcacagatttTTCTCAACCACCTGCAAAATGCACCACTTCCTGCTTGCTGAGAAGAGTTCTATTTTGTCCTAAGGAGATATGTGCAAACtacatatatatagatagatagatagatacacACACAATCCATTTGGAAGGTGAAACATAAGCTTAGAGATTTCTGCATTTAGGGCCCGGAATGCTGGAAGTAGGGGCAAAGtcaaaaagggtttttttttatatatagatatataatatatatggaTATATAATAAAGTGGCTTGTATTTAAAATCAGTGctctttcaaacaaacaaaacacatcagTGAAACAGAACGAGtgggaagcagaaggaagagctgggagggagaggggcTCTTAtttaatagaatcacagaatggttgatttggaagggaccttaaagcctaCCCAGTTCCAATCTTCTgtcatgggctggttgccacccatcagatcaggctgcccagagtccaTTCAGcatggccttgagcatctccagggatggggcatccacagtaGAAACAACTCACTGTACCTGAACAACCTGCTCCTCCCTTTTCCTTTAGGGCTCTTTTGCACAATGTCTGCACAGGAATCTGAGGGCTGAGCACTCCAAGGTGAAACGTTCATTTACAAGTAACATGAGGATACTTTGCTGCCCATGAGAGCACAGGACTGGAGCCAAAGCCTGGCTGGCCCTGGGTTGTCTTCCTAGAGTTGAGCATACACTCATGCAGACTTGGAAAGCCACCTTTCTTTTATGTGCTGTCACAGCTCCACTGCTTGCATAGATAAGGGATGGCACAACTTTGCCCGATTATTGTAACTCTGGATCCTTCCCTTTGCCCTAACCCTGGCAATAACATCTCACGCACTGTTTGCCTGAACACACCCCATGCTGTGCTAAGgaaaaggcagcactgctcctggcACAAAGATGAATAGCAAAGACTAATGCAGAGTGCTGACCAAGCTTCTGAGTGTGTCGATCTGCTCTAGCAACATCCCTGGGCAACTCACCTTCTCTACTCCTTGCCTCTGAAACAGGGAACAATTCCTTACTTGTACCGTGACAGAACActtgaaacagagaaaacactACCTAGCCTGGATCAGCTACAAATGTATTAATTCCTCATTCTTTCCCTTGCACGATAGTTGTCATAGCTCTGATTTGTCATAGCACAGATTTGAGCACTTTCAGCTCAGACAATATGCTACCTTTAATTGGTGCTTTCCTGCCAAGCCTTAGCGTTCTGCATCAGGCTCTTTCCACGTGAGAGCTGCCACTAACAAAACAGCACGCTGACCCACTTAGCTCCCATGCAAAGGCACATGAAGCCGTGCTTCAGTCaccaaacagaaagcaaaatctgGTAACAGTAGACTTTGATTAAAGGGAAGTGAGCAAATGGCTTCGAGGCTAACAGTGTGCATGTGGGCATGTCTGTGTGTGCCTACAAGCTCACAGTAATTTGGCCACCCAGGGAGAAAGATCCCACATAAAGGTCACCCCCACACAGTGTGAATTGAGTTTGATTCAAGATTTCCCATTGGCAATGAGATCCCACAAGCCATGCACACATCTCCTGGgcctcctgcagcccctggaGGCAGACGATGGTCACCTGGCCACAACATCAAGGCAGTGTTAattgtggtgcttttttgttttgtaactcAAGCTGAAACCCCCCAAAAACTGGGTGCTGGCTACTGGAAAGCTGGTGCTTCCAACCCTTTCTGACCTGAGATGGACTGAATGCAGCGGCCTGGGAGGCGAATGGTGTCTCGCTACAGCCATAGGCAGTGGGTCTCATGGTTGTGTTGCCATGTACGTGTGCCCCTGCTCCTCCTGGCAGCCCTCAGGCCTCTGGGAAAAGACATTTGCAGGTCAAACTAACAGGCATTCTATTTTTGTCTTACATTTAAATTGACATTCAACAACATTTCAGCCCCATTTCCTCTTCCGTCATAACATCCCATTTACACATTCAGATGgatttttcccttcctgttcttgttctgtttcatcatctgctgttttcattttacttttttttccaccatcCAAACACTTATAATTATGCTCACATCTCCTGTTTCATACATGCACATCACACACGCACGTACCTTACCAGCATGGATCTCTTTAatctttgaaaaacatttcctttttatcCTCACCCAAATATTAAACCAACTGGAAAGTGACATATCAAGGTTAGGAATGCAGCTTGCTCTTGACAAGGGAAAAACGCTGAGCTTTGCAAGAAGCTAAGTAAGTGGATTAAGATGCTTTCTAAAGATTAGCTCACCCTTCACCCCAAATGCAGATTTCTACTGAAATTAATGGATGCCGTTATAAAATTCAGTAGGAGGGCTGACATTGaacaacagcacagcacacacataCCAGCAGCCTGCTCAGAACTGACTCTCCAATCACCGACTGCAAATGGCCCTTAACAACCAATGGATTGAATGTCTATCGTGTATTGACACAGCAGGATTTCATCTTGTAAAATTACAAAccagtgaaaaaaaagatgagccAGGAGTTCAGGACCAAAACAAGGGCTGCAATTCATCTGACGTGACTGCACTGACATTACACCAGAGGATAAGGTTTGCCTTAGGAGTGTGTGTACTGCCTTTAAACTGAGCACTTTTCATTTGCgcagctccctcctgcccagtcagagccctgcagctccagcaacTGCAAACTTGGATCCTTTGCTTTCAGGAAACAATTCAATAGAGTACCCTTGAAACATCACCCAATTAATAAACCACAGAACATCACGCTTTACATAGGAAACCTGAGAGAAATGCTTTATAGCTTTGTTTTACATTTCCTCTGCCCATCCTGCAGGCTCAGCCTGGCATCTGGAGTCATACTGGGTTTCTTCCAGCTCTCCTAACAGAAATCCAAACCCTGCCATcagcaaagcagctgtgctgctgctgtcctggtACAGACCACGCTCACTccccctggtgctgctgccttctgcagggCGTGTTGACAACAGCACCATGACAGAGGCACTGcccattttaaagaaacagaaccacaCACAAGCCAGGGGAACAGGCATCCAACTGCAGAGCAGTCTGAGCACCAAGTCAGTACCTGCTCACCAAGCCCTCATCTCAGCCGGCaccagaaaaatgcaaagaaaggaacagagcaTTCCTGACTCACTGAAAAACGTTTAGTTTTTCACCCATGCCTCTGAGATACTGCCGAGGCCCCAGCGAGCAGATGCTGTGCTGATATCCAGCTTTGCACATCTGGATGGTGCtccacagctcctgctccctATCTGCTTCACTGGTTGCCTCCCTCAAATGACAGAcacaagtgtttgttttcttactcTTCCCCATCTCTTACAAAGCTATTTTCTGCTGCACATCCCATTTTCACCTCTGCATTATTCAGTACACTGGAGCTTTAATGTGAATCTGCACACAATGGAACTGTTTGCAGTAAAGCAGCCCAAGGGTTGAAGAAAACCATAAACCAgcattttcctctctgattAGAGCCAAGAGCTGTGCAGGAACCCCCTCATAGCATATCCTTTCCCAGCATACGAGATCCACATAGCTACTGGCCACAGGAACTCAGCTCTGTAAGTAATCCACGGCTCCCAGGACAGCTAAGCAGCTCTGTCCCTGACACGTGCTTAATTAATGCTGGGTGTGAAGCAGTGAGAGGCTTCACCATCCCCACACAGGAGAAAATGTCTCACTTCAGCAGTTCTCACTGCTGCAGCAAACCGCTTCCTGGGCTCTGACAGCTGCTGCCCTCGGGCAGGAGGGACATGCCTGGGTCAGCAATGTCAGGCAGAATCGTGGCACAGGATCCTTCTCACCACATTCCCACCTTCTCCATTCCAAGCAGTTTAGAGTGGTCTCCATGCATCCTCAGCCAAAATGGTGCAGACCATCAGTGCCTGGAGTTGGATGTTTCGTGGGGTTAGGCTGGAAACTGTAATCCGAACAGGATGTGTTTGAATGACTTATTGGACTGGTGTGAGAGAAGGACCTGTAGGTGCTCCTGGAACACAGCGACTACATCCCACATGCTTCTGTTACCCTCCCTGCAATACCTTGCCCAGATCAGGGATTTGCACAGCACACGGCACAAACAGCCCTGCCCAGATTCCTGCATCACACAGGCAAAACACAGACCAAACAGCTCAGCACAGACAGCTGGAGAGGGAGAAGTTGCCAGAGCCCCCCACCCCTGTTGGTACTTTACATGGAGAGCAGGATGCCTCTTCTCAGAGCCACGACTCTTCCCTTGCGCTATGAACCATTTGCAAACTGGTTTTAACCTTGTTCCTTGGGGCTGCAGACATTTAAAAGCCAGGCAAGCAAGCCAACAGGCTAGTTATTATTGGCAAGAACCAGTCACTTGCCCAGCCTGCTCTCCTAGCTTGGGGCTCACAGGCAGGCACTGCCATCCAGACCATCCATTCCTAGCACACTGCTCGTGCACTGTGAGACCTGGGGACCCTATCCCCCATCTAACAGGTGATAAAAACAATTCCATTTAGTTTCTTCAATTTCTAGCAGTCTAACACTGCCAAGTTGAGACACACCTTTTTCTCCAGACTGCCTTCATCATTTCTATCTTCCCTCTATTTTTCAGCTAactctgcctttctttcctcttttactTCCAACATTTCATGTACTGAGGAACACTGTGTAGTCCAAAGCTGCATTCCCCTTCCTGCGAAGCAGAGGAAGCTTAATGAGTGTAAATGAGCAGGCTTTGCTAAAAAGCATCTGTATTTCTAAAGCTTGAAAATGGTACTAGGTACCAACTCCAGAAAGTTTCTCATtacagaaaggcagagagcttGCAAGCTGTgccttgaaaacaaaatccccAGCACACCTTGCGTCGCTGTAAGAACAGTGCACAGCCTGCCCTAAATCCAGGAGTTTTAGTTTGTGCAAGAATGAACCAACGACTGGAGAGCTGAAAAATGAAGATCAGTGCATGGACTGAGGCATAACTCATGACACAGCACGTCTGTTCATCTGCTATGGAAAATATGTTTGGCAAGTATCAGGTGTCTGAATTTCTGCTTATGCGCATCTCCCAGGACAGCAGTATATTAATAACTCAGGCTGCCTAAAAACAGAAACTGTCACCAAGAAAACTTACCCTTCTGCTGAGAGCTCCCTGCTTAGTGACTGTTACTCAAGCGGCacagatttttgtttccttattttcagaGTCACCATCTAAGTCAATCTCAATTCAAAAAccaataagaaaggaaaattacagCAGGAAGCAGATCTTATTATAAACAAAGTTTTCAGGAATGTCTTCTTCCTATCAAGACTCATACTGCCACACAAAtatgaagaaagcagaaaccaGGGATCTCGTTCAGATACACAAACCTTTCCAAGAGATCCACAGAAGCATGCCAGTAATGCTCTGGAAGCTCATGCAACCAGGCAAGCATGACAGGCAGCATGAAAAGAAGCCACAGGGTCCAGCAGGGAAAAAGCAGCAAGCACACAGAGGCTTCCAGGCATGGGCAGAAGACCTGGCACttggaggagcagcagaagagaaagaaagcagcacaagCTTAAAAGGCTGGGCAGGGAGTGGGACACATAGGAAGGAGTTACTAAGACctcaatgaaaatgaaactataCTGTATAAGTTACACTGTCTTAAGAGCAGCTTTAACTGAAGAGCCTTGGCAGAAGTAGTATTAATGGTGGCGGCACCAAAGGAATaggaatatttatatttattttaagatttaagatttaaatattttagtatttaaGATTCATCCTGTATCTTAAATTCAGATTTCTCCTGTATTCTTAAGTCATCTTAAAGGTGCATCAGGCACACCAATGCAGGTCACTCCAAACTGCTTGGGCTAGATCAGTTTCTATGTAAACGTGGGAGGACAATTCCCAGAACTTACACTGCTTGCCAGAGCGGTGCGTCccacacagctgcagtgctgccctccTGTGTCGGGCTGCATTCAAGGGacctggctccacacagagTGCATCACACTGCTAACAGCCATCTCGACTTCCACAACACAAAGttcaaaatatgcattttaaaagaaaactgttcaTTCTGGGCagatacattttatttctcttctgttgcgCTCTGTTGTATGAAGTCTTGTAGTAACCCTTTCCTGTGCTGCTTATCTGTCCCTAACACGCTCAAAGTGCGCTGGTATTTCTGCCAACCATGGTGGTTACATTAATTAGTCTCAAAGCACACTCCAAACCTTAACTACAGGTTCTACAGGTCTGAGGTGTAAACACTGCCTGTTTCACATCAATAAGCAGATGTGCCCAACCCcaaaaaaaacagccaacagTGGCTGATGGTGATCATCAGGCTGTCAGTGGAACTCCATTGCGTGCCTAAGGTGATGAGTGTTTGATACAAAGACAAACTCGCCCAAGTGGCTTCCCCAGCAGTTCCCCAACAGCAAAGGAAAGTGATTTGAGTCACAGAGAGAATGTCATTATAATCACATCTACCTCCATCTCTTCTCACCTTCCTGAACCCTTTTCAAATCCTCTGGCCACTCCACATTGTGGCAAAGGGTGACGCTCCCAGCATTGCTGAAAGCAGGACTGAAAGCTTGCTGGGGCAGCATGGTGTCCTGTTTCTGCCCAAGACAGCTCTGGGAAAACCTGACTGATCACCAACAAGATGAAATTCAAGGAATGtctttcttgaggaaaaaaaaaaccctctccCCTTCTATTTGTGTGAGAATTCACATACAGCACAGACTTTCAGTTAAACAGAAGCACTACCAAAGCCAACGCAACTAAGAACagttaaaaattgtattttaagtCATCATTAATAAGTATAAAATACAGATGCCATCAGCAGGCTCAGCAAGGACAGCCtaacatttcctttcaaatcTGTGTGTGCTAGAGACAAATTACAGAATAACAAGGTTCTGGCATGACTGTAGGCACTCATGAGTGCAAAGTCAAGAAAATCTTCACAGGCAGTGAAGATACAGCTCCACAACAGCTAACAGGAGGGGAACTATTTGTGAATATTTTCCCTGCCCATGAAAGACAAACAGTCTGGTCAGAAAAAACTGAGACAGGGCAACAGAAGCTCCACCTCATTTTGagttgagaaagaggaaaaacacgGCTATGGCTGTCAGAATTTTAAGCctacttttgtttcttcaggttgtttttttccttggctGTTTCTTTGGTCTCTGCACAGCTTTCTTAACACTTGGAGGGGGCAGTTTGATCATTATTTCATTGTCATCTGTGTCATCATCCGCTTGCTGAGCTTTCCGGCGCTCAAGCACTGTAGGCGTACAGACTGGAGTAGGATCCTGagagatacaaaaaaaaaaaaaatcaaaaaagagATCATTCATTGCAAAGCATCTGCCAGACAAAGTTGTCACTACCTCCGTGGTACCACAAGgcacctcagtgcagccttccttCACAACTTCCACGTCTTAGAGaaaccattttgtttttataactgCCTTCAGGCAGTACTTCTTCAGACTAGAAGTATCATCTCCAGAAGAGCAGATGTGAAATGCAAACCTAAATTAATGTTTTCCAGTATGCCATTATGAATGTTGGTTTTCtaaactttttatttcctgaCTCAAAGCACTAAAATTCTAAGATagaaaaagttagaaaaaaaacacacctaaGTTATTAGCAAATGGCAGATAAAAACACCATGTCCAagcccacagcagagcagaaacatTACAGTCTTATCATTTCAATCATTTCTCACAATTGAGTTTTCCTGTCTTTCTAAACACAGCCCTATCCCAACtatgaaaagtaagaaaaattaagtaaaatttaaaaaaaaaacagtaataaaacaaaaatgttgatACTTTAAAGATTTTGACTGTTGGTGTCCCACATCTCAGTGCTGATGACCTGATGCTTCCTTTTATCCTGCTAGTTTTAGCTGGTATTAACTtttgaaatactggaaaatCGTGCCTGGAGAGCACAAGGGAGATGGCAAACTGCTAATAATAATGCATAAGCAGAAGCTTTTGCTGCTAATTACCCCAACAGGATAAAGAACTGAGGAAATTCAACTGCTGTCTTCCATTCCAATGTGTTTATCCACCTCAAAGGACCCTCTTTTGCCTCACACACCtcccagaagaaaacaatgccCAGTTTGCAGGcactgaaatcagcagaaagaaaccaGCTGCAGACTTGAACCATCTGTCTCAGGGTGGACGGTtggggtgctgggcagcaccagcactgtTTGATCTTACCTGGCTGGTCAAAGAAACGTTCTGTTTGGCCTTTGATGTTTtaactttcttcctcttcacagGAAGGCCCTGTGCAGCCTAGGAAGCAAAACGGATGAGGTGAGTCATTACAAATTTCCCATGTGAAGATGTAAACTCTTACCTACCAGTCTATaggtattttttgctttttaactaCAAAAGTTTTGCTACAGGAATCACCCAAATTACACACAGTCCGGAGCTTAGGAAAAGCCCCTGTTGCTCTTCTGTGACCTACAAATCAAAACCTCATCAAAACCACCCCAGACTTACAAATCCAGGGAAGCTGTACTTGATCCCCTTTTCGGCCAACCTCTTCCGCAAGCAGTTCTCCTTCCGCAGCAGCCGCTTCGCCATCTTCGCCTTCTCAACGAGGGAACGGACCTTATTGTAGCGCTTCACTGCTGGCTGAGAGGGCTTCTGAAACATCCGGTCGCTGTTTTTGAAGAGGTTCGCGTGGACCCTTTCAGGAGGCATGAACTGACCTGTACCACAGGCATACGACAGCAGGTGATAGCAAAGCTGCTCTTCTCACCAACACCAGTTGGGTCCCATTGTAACGTTACCCACAGCCGTAGCAAGCGCTGTTACAGCATTGTAGGAGTGCAGAAGGCAGAAAGTAACTGAATTCGAGTAGAAAGGGAGTGGAAGAATGGAACAAAAGAGCACTCGGAGAGACCCAACTTTCAGAACTGATGCAGCTATCTGGCACACATTCCTTTAAGAAAGACACCTGAGAAGCTTGCTAATTTCATTAACCTTTTAACCAAAAGAACTCCTAACGACACAGCTACAacagtttaaatgaaaaaaaaaaaatctgcattaaaGGAACGGGCTCTGCAGCGACCTCACCTCTCCCTGAGACTGTGCTATGTGATCAACACAGAGGAAAATCCCTTGGGGACAaagaaaaccattaaggaaaCAAGATTCTTCATAAAGCTCCCCGAAAAATAACACAAGCGTACACGGATTTGCTCTGCACGTTACAGAACGTGCACTTTGGTCCATACTCACACTTGAGCAGTCTTTCAGAAAAGAGGTAATTGTTCATTGTGTCTGCAACAATCTTGGCCACATCGTCACACTCGAACTCGATGAAGGCATAACCTTTGCTCCCTCCTGTCTGCAAGCAACAGCAGAGAGACCTGAAGTACTGCTTTGGTAACTGAAGAActgaatttaaatgttttgtgctTCCAGAGTTAATGCACATTTTCAGCTGCATATAATGCACATTTTCACACAGCTCAGTGAGTTCTCAAAAAGCACCAGATTTAGTCCCACGTTGGTCAGACAGAATTCCTAAGTATACACCTGTGCATGAAACAAACCGCTCAGCAGTGTACGCTCACCTTCCTGTTGCTATTCATACAGCAATGCTAGACCACGACGGTCAATTCAGAAACACAAAGCCACAAGTGAGACAGCACAGCCCTTCCTGGGACATTTCAGGTTTTACCGTGAATCAGTGCACTCCGCTCACCCTTCTCACAAATCTACATCTAGGTGGGGAACAACGGGCCCTATTAACAGCCGCCGTGACCGCCAGTGGTGGTTCTGATACCGCCAGCCCTACGTCTTCACCCTCGAGTTCAACTTCAAGCCCTCGTTTCTCAGACACGACGAGTGGCGGGGAGCCTCCCGCCGTCCGCTCAGGAAATCGCAGCCGAGTTCCCCACGCGGTGCTGAGGGCCGGGAGGCGTCGCGGGCCCGCCAGGCTCTACGTACCTTCTTGCTCCTGGAGAGCCGCAACCGCCGCACGGTGCCGAACTGCTCGAAGTACTGCCGGAGCTGCGGCTCGCCCAGCCCGCGCGGGAGGTGCCCCACGTACACGACGCCCGGCGTCAGCTCCTCCTGCGGGGCACAACGGCCGCGTCAGCGCCGAACAAAGCGGGTCGGGTCGGCTCGCCCATTCCCGTAGCCCCACTCACCTCGGTCACCCGGTTCTTGCGGACGCGCCGCACTTTCTTTCGGACCGCGCGCTGCAGCTGCGGCTCCAGGGACAAAAAGGATGCCGGCTTCCCGGCTCCCTCCGCCTCCGCCGCCGCCGCCANNNNNNNNNNNNNNNNNNNNNNNNNNNNNNNNNNNNNNNNNNNNNNNNNNNNNNNNNNNNNNNNNNNNNNNNNNNNNNNNNNNNNNNNNNNNNNNNNNNNCCCGCCGCCCTGCCCGGTCGCCGCGGCGACGGCGCCTGCGCAGCGCGCAATCTGCGGGGCTCCCCTGGGCGCGGGCCCGCCCTGCACCCTCAGAGCGCGGCGCCGNNNNNNNNNNNNNNNNNNNNNNNNNNNNNNNNNNNNNNNNNNNNNNNNNNNNNNNNNNNNNNNNNNNNNNNNNNNNNNNNNNNNNNNNNNNNNNNNNNNNCGCGGCGCGGTCGACTCGCGGTTAGGGCGGGCGCGCGACAACCACCACCAACCGTCCTTATCTTGGGGTTGCGCGGCCGCTCGATGAACGCGTGGTGAGAGTGGCACTGCTAACGCCTGAGCAACACATGTAGCGCCCGCGTGCGCGCGCGGC
Above is a genomic segment from Meleagris gallopavo isolate NT-WF06-2002-E0010 breed Aviagen turkey brand Nicholas breeding stock chromosome 7, Turkey_5.1, whole genome shotgun sequence containing:
- the NIFK gene encoding MKI67 FHA domain-interacting nucleolar phosphoprotein; the encoded protein is MNNYLFSERLLKCQFMPPERVHANLFKNSDRMFQKPSQPAVKRYNKVRSLVEKAKMAKRLLRKENCLRKRLAEKGIKYSFPGFAAQGLPVKRKKVKTSKAKQNVSLTSQDPTPVCTPTVLERRKAQQADDDTDDNEIMIKLPPPSVKKAVQRPKKQPRKKTT